A stretch of Vigna angularis cultivar LongXiaoDou No.4 chromosome 4, ASM1680809v1, whole genome shotgun sequence DNA encodes these proteins:
- the LOC108332013 gene encoding polyadenylate-binding protein-interacting protein 12: protein MAVPENVGAKIGSSSQNLDNSVVSSDSGEVEQSKPRGGSINGDQRLNNGVFNHQDRVPSTMSVSNGNYNYKAQMGQMHGNGVNNDGYGMNEENGGESFKSDMRDLEELLSKLNPMAEEFVPHSVTNTLGYLPGPGAGTGNGTGFGYPNNFIMLNGYGNANGQTNRRRKNNYNNGKRRVNHKIDMEKREEMIKRTVYVSDIDQLVTEEQLAALFLNCGQVVDCRVCGDPNSILRFAFIEFTDEEGARAALSLSGTMLGYYPLRVLPSKTAIAPVNPTFLPRSEDEREMCSRTIYCTNIDKKLTQADVKHFFESICGEVQRLRLLGDYHHSTRIAFVEFTLAESAIAALSCSGVILGSLPIRVSPSKTPVRSRAPRPSMH from the exons ATGGCCGTTCCTGAGAATGTCGGGGCCAAAATCGGTTCTTCCAGTCAAAATTTGGACAACAGTGTAGTGTCATCGGACTCGGGTGAGGTTGAACAATCGAAACCCCGAGGCGGGTCCATCAACGGCGATCAGAGGCTGAACAACGGCGTCTTCAACCACCAAGATAGAGTTCCTAGCACTATGTCAGTGTCCAATGGGAATTATAACTACAAGGCTCAAATGGGTCAGATGCATGGAAATGGGGTGAACAACGATGGGTATGGGATGAATGAGGAGAATGGGGGTGAGAGTTTTAAGAGTGATATGAGGGATTTGGAAGAGCTTTTGTCAAAGTTGAATCCCATGGCTGAGGAATTTGTGCCCCATTCAGTAACCAATACTCTTGGCTACCTGCCTGGACCTGGTGCCGGTACCGGTAATGGTACTGGATTTGGTTAccctaataattttattatgctCAATGGTTATGGTAATGCTAATGGTCAAACTAACAGAAGG AGgaagaataattataataatggaAAGCGAAGAGTGAATCATAAAATAGATatggagaaaagagaagagatgATTAAGAGGACTGTTTATGTGTCTGACATTGATCAGCTG GTCACTGAAGAGCAGTTGGCAGCACTGTTTCTTAACTGTGGCCAG GTTGTTGATTGCCGTGTATGCGGAGATCCTAATTCTATTCTTCGGTTTGCCTTCATCGAGTTTACAGACGAAG AAGGTGCAAGAGCTGCTTTGAGCCTGTCGGGAACCATGCTCGGATATTACCCTTTGCGAGTTCTGCCTTCAAAAACTGCTATTGCACCTGTTAACCCAACATTTTTGCCCAGG TCTGAAGATGAAAGGGAGATGTGTTCAAGAACAATTTATTGCACAAATATTGACAAGAAG CTTACTCAAGCCGATGTCAAACACTTCTTTGAATCTATTTGTGGAGAG GTTCAACGGTTGAGGCTTCTTGGGGATTACCATCATTCAACTCGAATTGCTTTTGTTGAGTTCACTCTG GCCGAGAGTGCAATTGCTGCTCTAAGCTGCAGTGGTGTGATTCTTGGTTCATTGCCCATAAG GGTAAGTCCATCGAAGACACCAGTTCGATCGCGTGCTCCTCGTCCTTCCATGCACTGA